TGATAAAATGCTATGAAATTAAATTACCTCACTGTTATTTTCTAGTAATTTAAAACCCCTTTACCTCAATTCCCTCAACTGCAAAATTGATTATGATTTACCCCACTGATTTGCTCTGGAAATTAATAGCAAGAATCAATACCAAGTGCTTCCAAGCTGACTGGCAGTCAACAGGCATCTGACAAATACAAACTAAGTATcctttttatgattattattgttaTGATTGTTACTGTAATGTTTGTTGTATTATTAATGATAATggtataaacattaaaaataaattccacaaatttggggaaaatgtttttataatcAAATCGTGTgcatgtttataacagctttattcaaaatcaaaactataaaacattaaaatatcaaGGAActgatgacagaggaaagagtttGCTGTATGTGTTATGTGTAGGTGTATGGGACAGGattcaacaatgaaaataaactgtGGGTACAAACAGCAACAAGAATGAATCTCAACAGCCTTACTGCAAGCGAAAGAACCCAGACATAAAAGATTACATgatttatgatttaatttatatggCCTTCTCTTAAGTGCAAAACTGTATGACAGAaatcagattagtggttgccaggaatttGGGGTTGTGGGAGGAGCCTGACCACAAAGATGTAAAAGGGCAGTTTGGGGGGCAATGGAAATACTCTAtacttgattgtggtggtgattgcaatgactgcaaatatttttcaaagctcATCAAATGATGAGCATGTGCATATAAGCAGAATGAATTACTGTTTGTAATTATACCTCAGAAATTTGCCTTAAATGTTTTAAGTAGATTATGTAAATATCATTGTGGCAATAATATTTTGAGGAAACATACACATACCAACAAATTCAAATGCGTGCTGTATACTATCATCCATAATTTAATTTggtgatttttccatttttatttattatataaatgctTTATGATGGTTGCATAACCATTTAATAAACTTCATACTAAAAAATACAAAGGGAAGGTAGGAAAGAAAGAGCTCTGCAATGATTTGAAACTAAGAGAGTATATCCAGATCCTGTCACCTACTACCTCCTAAAAATTTGACATATAATTTaacttttgtgcatttttaactACCCATCTatgtattagaaaataataactaCCACAGAGTCTTGATAGGGTGATAAATTAGAAACATATTTACAGGATTTGACCAAAATAAGACTGTATGCtaccacttctttttttctttttcaaactgaGGCAAGGGATTTAAATGAGATATGAACTCATAGGAAACATATTCAAATGGTTTTCAAAAAATAGCTGCTAAATGTATTATTATTTGGATAAACAAACTAATCACAAAAAgtctatttctttctattttggcAATTATTGGTTGTCTATATCTCCAGTTCAATTACTGTTCATTAGATAGGAGTGGAGAAAGATCATTTGGCTCGTGGGCAACCTAGCATCAAgattagttttttgttgttttattactttttaaatgctCCGAATAGTCCAATCTCCCTATGATGCTTACTCCATTACATGACTGTGTGGCTAATCTAGATAGCAGGTATGACGGCTAAACAATAAACAGGAGTGTTGCCCAGAGTAGTGAAAATGGACTAACACAATTATTGATCCATTAGTAATTACTTGAAGATTTTAACCAGCAAAATTTACTTTTTCCATAATGGGTAGATCCCAAGCTATCTTCACTCAACTGGccataataaaatatgaattttaaaaggtAACCTCCCTCATAAATTAATATGACTTTCAgccatttatatatgtattttctgaTTGATAAAATTGATCACAATATAACCCATGTCAATTTCACTGACTTGTGATTGTTGTGAAAAAAATAGAAGGTATTTGTAACATGTAAAACATTATACAAATAGAAGTCATTAAATATGTGTGTAATTATTTACTGACTCTCACCCTTTTGAGcttcatttgttgatttttacaTACATTCACGTTGATCTCAAGACTTACATTCCTTTCAAGCAGAACAATCTCTGGACTCTCCTTCGTATTTGCTGAGTCTTGATACTATAAATAATGGGGTTCATCAAGGGTGGAAAAAGGATATAGATGTTGCCCATGAGGACATGAACCAATGGTGAGAGATGTCTCCCAAAGCGATGCACCATGGTCAGACCAATGATCGGGATGTAGAAAACCAAAACAGCACAGATGTGAGATACACAGGTCTGTAAGGACTTGATTCTTTCCTCTCGTGATGCAATAGCTAAGACCGCATGCAAGATCATGATATAGGAGATAAgtatgagcactgcatccaacaACAGGTTGCTGATCACCAGGGCCAGACCATAGGTGCTGTTGAAGCGGATGCCTGAACAGGCCATTCGAATTAAGTCTTGATGCAGGCAGAAAGAGTGAGAAAGGATGTGGGGACGACAATAATTTAAGAACTTTAGGCGAATGATGACTGGAGGTATGAGCAAAGAACTCCTACATAAGATCGTCACAccaattttcataattttgtcaCTAGTTAGGATGGAGGAGTAGCGCAGTGGGTTACAAATGGCAATGTAGCGGTCAAAAGCCATAGCGAGGAGGACAGAGGACTCCATGAAGGACAAACCATGGATGAAATAGGACTGGGAAATGCAGGAATCCAGGCTGATGTCTTGAATAAATCCCCACAAGACTCCCAGTACCGTGTATATGGTGGACAGTCCCATGCACAGGTCTGTGAAAGCCAGCATGGCCAGAAAGTAGAACATGGGCTGGTGCAGGCTCGACTCAGTCCGGATCACATGGAGCACCATGCAGTTTCCCAGGAAAATCATAGCATAGATGGAGGAGAAAGGGATGGAGAGCCAGAAGTAGTCAACTTCTAAGCCAGGAAAACCAGTGAGAATAAATCTGGAACTATTGAAATTTAAGGTAGAGATAGCAGACATTAATACaggattaaaaatatttctagagaGATGTTGCAAATTAGATCAGTTTATGATCCCTTCATTTCTAGTGCTGTTTGTCTgcttttgagaagaaaatataatataatacaatttcCTTTAGCATTATAAACTTAACCAAATAGAGAcctgatttttcatattttaggGCAAAAAACATCATCTAGAAATAGATTTTCCAGTACTAGCTGCTAGGAATGCCAGAAAACTAGGGAGTTTTATGCGGAAACAGTAATGTTAATGGGCACAGGGGACTTGAATTTGGGGCTGGACTTCTGGGAATCTCTGTTTATCTCTAAAGGAAGATAATGTATGATCACAGGTGTGTACTGCTTCCATGGCTGGCAGCATCCTCAGGAAAATGTGAAATGCATGGGTAATTTTTCTCTTGGGTACCACAGCTGTTCGTTTCACTAATTGCAAAGGATCATAAGATCTCAAAGGAAATGAACTGGTTAAGGTAATCTTTAAACTTTGTTGAACATTAAAGTTACCTAACAGACACCAAACGAACTAAGTGGAATCAGAACTTTTTGGCACATCCCACATTGTTTAGCATCCCTCTCAATTATTTACCTTTGtacaattatttaattatttcagttttactttttctctatagtctatatttttcttctctattttcgtACATCTCTATACTGTACCCTATTTCTACCTTTTCTGACTCTCAAAATATTTAACCTCTTCCATCtttctatataaaataaatagcatgCATTTTAAACTGGAAAGTGCTAATCCAATATTTGATGTCAGATAACAGCCAGGAATAGAATGGATATATTGGTTGTAGATATGTATCCAACTTTCGAAAATACTGTCAAAGTGTCTCCAAATCAACTCTACCATTTGACATTCtgaccagtagtgtatgagaatTATAAGTCTTCCACAACCTGACCAATACTTGATATAGCCAGAtttcttatttctgtgttttcttttgttttgttatgttaataggtgtgtagtgatgtatcattgtggttttcatttgtacTTCCCATATGAAAAATACTGTTTTCCCATCTTTctatatgcttatttgtcatatATTCATCTTCTTGGTAAAGTGCCTATTCacataaatttctcttttgtgataaggttgttttcttcttgttgaatttggagagttctttgtatattttaattacaaaaccCTTAGCAGATATGAGATTTGCAGATAGTTATTTTCAGTTTGTAAATTGTCCTTCCTTTCTCTTAACAGTGACTTTTGCAAagcaaagttgttttttttttctaatttttatagatccaatttatctttttttcttttaggatttaTGCTATTATTTTATACCTATAAATTCATTGTTAAACCCAAGATCACATGATTTTCTcatatgctttcttctagaagttttacattttacttttaggtctatgattcatttggatttattttttatataaggTGTCaagattattttttgtcttctggtAGCGTTTTTTGAAAAGACTCTTTGTTTTCAATTCAGTTGTCTTTAAACTTTTGCCAAAAACCTTCTGAATGTATTGTCTACCTGACATTATTCACAGATTCTatatttgcaaattcacctactcactgaaatttatttgtaatctCAAAATTCATATTCAGAGCTTTTGTGGCCATTTGTGGACATGCACAGAATGGCAAAAAATATTTCTCCTGATATGCATGTTCACAACTGAGGTCAATAAAGGTGGTActcttctttcttgtttcagGTCTCATACCTTAAACTATTGTCCTtatggtctatttagtgccacgttttaaacatttttgtatgtTTGGTGGTAGCTGTACTTTTTGAAATGGCCCCCAGGCATAGTACTGAAGTGTTGTGTTCCTAAGCTCAAAAAAGGCTATCATGGACCTTACAGAGAAAATGCATGTGTTAGATTAGCTTCCTTCAGGCATGATTTATAGTGCTGCTATACATGAGATTGTTGTTTATGAATCAACAACACAGTACAtccagagaaaggaagagacaatTTCCTGATATGTATCTGAGGACTCTCTGAGAAGCGCTAAAGTAACATCTGTAGTGTGTGATGAAGTTATGGAAAAGATGGAAAAGCAGCTGAATTTGTAGATTTATGAGATGACTTCAGACAAAAACTGCATAGTGGATGTCACTGTTCTGAGGCTGAAAGCCAAAGAAATTTATGATCACAATGACCAGCATTAAGAACATGCTAATCCTTCTCAGGTAGTGCTGGCTAGCTCACATGCTTCAAAGGAAGACATGGCAGGGAAAATGTTAAACTTCAGGCAGGGCAGGTTCTAAAGATCAGGGAGCTGggggagaaattttttttaaatagctgcaaAATATTATAGAGGAAAAGAGTTTGTGCATGCACAGGTTTTCAACACTGGTGAGACTGGCTTGTTTTATGGGGACACTGGCAAGTGGAACTATAGACTACAACAGCATTTCTATTAGATGCTACTAAATGCAAAATGCTGTTAAATGCAAAAATGTTGTGACCCAGGCTTGTAGAAACCTAACCTTATATTTTCCTAGCAGCAGTAGTTCTGTATTCACTAATTCAGCATTTATGGCAACTTTACAGAAGACAACTACCATGAATTAATGAGAATTACCTGTGTAAGTGTGTACTTAAGATATCCGATATATGTAGATAGTTAGAGAAATAACTACAGATGTAATACTCGAGCTCAGTTGTCTGGGCTGGGATCATTGAGCTGACTCGAGCTCAGTTCTCAGTTCTCAGTTCTCTGAGAGCCTGGACCATTGATTCTCCAATAGAAATGACCCATGTAGCATGCAAAGCTTAGTCTCTCAGTAGTAACCTGTATGAAAAGGAGATTTAGTTTCTTGGAAAAATGGATGATTACATGGCCAGGCTGGTGAAAGTACATTGAACATACTGTTGCaccaaaaaaggaatgaaatgctaCGGGAACGATAATAAGTGCTAAAAGAATGATAGTACATATCAAAAAGACGCAAAAGCCAAATTATGATGCTCTCATGGGCCAAATCTGGAGCAGATTGAACATTAAAAAAGTGATAgtaagggggctggcctggtggcacagtggttaagttcacatgttccacttcagtagcctggggttcgccagttcggatcctggatgaggacatggcaccacttggcatgccatgctgtggtaggcatcccacatataaagtagaggaagatgggcactgatgttagctcagggccagtcttcctgagcaaaaagaggaggattggcagaagatgttagctcagggctaatcttcctcaaaaaaaaaaaaatgatagcgACTGATAAccataataaaatatgaaacaacGACAATTATAATATTTCCATAGTTCCAAAGTCTCTCCCACAAAACACACAATAAAtgccaaagaaaaatatataactttataGTGACCAATCCTGACATACCCCACCTTAATAAATAATCACAGTGACCATCATCAGTAATGGGACAAACTCAAACGACACACAATTTAAGAACAAAGCCTTGCTTCCATGACATTCCTGCATAATCTGAATCCAACCATGAGGATGAATCAAACAAACCTAAATGAGGGGCATTCTATAAAATATTggtctgtatttttcaaaattttaaatatcatacaAATCAAGGAAAGTTTGCAGAACTTGCAGAGggaaagagattaaaaagacaGGGTTACTAATGTATACATCATCCTGAATTAGATATTTTTTGCTATCAAGTTAATGGTACAACTGGAGAAAGTTATCTGGGTTCTAAAAAGTTGATTGTAGTAATGTGTCAATATTAACTTCACGATTTGATGATTGTATTATAGTTGTGTAGGAGACTATCTTTGTAGAAAACACACACTAAAGGATTTGGGAGTAATGGAGCATCAGGTAGGAAACATTCTCAAATGATTCAGGAAAAATATTCTTCATGCTATATTTGAAACTGTTCCataagaaaaagtttgttgaacatgtttcaaaggaaaaagaaatgaaatttgaataaaatagttatctataattttatatatagcactttataattatatgtatgaagaggagaaaatattttaaatatttcacagatAAATACATAATTAACTATGTACAACTAACACATCAGTGAATGTTTTAGCAATATCGTATGtgtcatttttataatatttttatgaaaccTTTCTATTTACTGCTCTTATATTACACCTATCATGAAGGAGACACATTTCTCTGGAGTTCAGAACAGGGAGAAAGTTTGACTGAGGaattcagtgaaaaataaaagtttacttAAGTGGAGAACAATAAATAAATCTTATCTAAACATTTCTGTTGATTTCAGACTGAAATGGACACAAAAATTCTTCAGATTTCCCATTGGTGTTTCCTTTTCCCTTGGGTGTTTACTTCTTACCTTCCTCTTTTGATTAAGTATTGAATTTTCAGTCAATGCCATGCGTCACCCTCCCTCTAAGATTAGAAAAGATTTGTGGACTCTGGCGAAAATGCTGCTATTTATCCATTCCTCACAATCCCAGGAAACTGCTGGTCTGGAAGAACCAGGAAGAATCTTTGACTTGCATCATCTTCCAAGAGAGAATAGTGCTCTCCCTGGAGCCCGGGTTCACCAGCTCACACAatcctcttcattccttcctcatAACTCTCAGAGTTCTGACGCCCTGTACACAAggactggggaaggagagagcgTTCAGAGGTTACTCAGGAGCAGAGCAGGAGCAGCCTTATGCTCTCAATAACTATAGTCACTGTCACCTGGTGTGTGGTGCGAGTGGCTGGGAGAGACTAAAAGGGAAGG
The Equus caballus isolate H_3958 breed thoroughbred chromosome 7, TB-T2T, whole genome shotgun sequence genome window above contains:
- the OR51V25 gene encoding olfactory receptor family 51 subfamily V member 25 gives rise to the protein MSAISTLNFNSSRFILTGFPGLEVDYFWLSIPFSSIYAMIFLGNCMVLHVIRTESSLHQPMFYFLAMLAFTDLCMGLSTIYTVLGVLWGFIQDISLDSCISQSYFIHGLSFMESSVLLAMAFDRYIAICNPLRYSSILTSDKIMKIGVTILCRSSLLIPPVIIRLKFLNYCRPHILSHSFCLHQDLIRMACSGIRFNSTYGLALVISNLLLDAVLILISYIMILHAVLAIASREERIKSLQTCVSHICAVLVFYIPIIGLTMVHRFGRHLSPLVHVLMGNIYILFPPLMNPIIYSIKTQQIRRRVQRLFCLKGM